A DNA window from Thermococcus sp. 4557 contains the following coding sequences:
- a CDS encoding FAD-binding oxidoreductase has translation MPSKELPERSEIVIIGGGIIGVTIAHELAKRGEEVTVIEKRFIGSGSTFRCGTGIRQQFNDEANVQVMKRSVELWKKYSEEYGFSFEQTGYLFLLYDDDEVEEFKRNIAIQNRFGVPTRLITPEEAKEIVPLLDISEVIAASWNPTDGKADPFHSTAKFALHAEEFGAKFVEYTEVKDFITENGEIKGLKTNRGTIKTGTVINATNAWAKLINAMAGIKTQIPIEPYKHQAVITQPIKKGSINPMVISFKYGHAYLTQTAHGGVVGGVGYELGPTYDLNPTYEFLREVSYYFTKIIPALRELLILRTWAGYYAKTPDSNAAIGKIEELSDYYIAAGFSGHGFMMAPAVAEMVADLVTKGRTDLPAAWYDPYRFERGELRTTAIQMG, from the coding sequence ATGCCGAGCAAAGAGCTTCCCGAGAGGAGTGAAATCGTCATCATCGGTGGGGGAATAATCGGAGTCACCATAGCGCACGAGCTCGCCAAGCGCGGGGAGGAGGTCACCGTCATAGAGAAGCGCTTCATCGGCTCCGGCTCCACCTTCCGCTGCGGAACCGGAATAAGGCAGCAGTTCAACGATGAGGCGAACGTCCAGGTCATGAAGCGCTCCGTCGAGCTGTGGAAGAAGTACAGCGAGGAGTACGGCTTCTCCTTCGAGCAGACCGGCTACCTCTTCCTTCTCTACGACGACGATGAGGTCGAGGAGTTCAAGCGCAACATAGCGATTCAGAACCGCTTCGGAGTTCCAACGAGGCTCATAACGCCTGAGGAGGCAAAGGAGATAGTCCCGCTCCTCGACATCAGCGAGGTTATAGCGGCATCCTGGAACCCGACCGACGGAAAGGCGGACCCCTTCCACTCCACGGCCAAGTTCGCCCTCCACGCGGAAGAGTTTGGAGCCAAATTCGTCGAGTACACGGAAGTTAAGGACTTCATCACCGAGAACGGTGAGATAAAGGGGCTGAAGACGAACAGGGGAACCATTAAGACCGGCACCGTCATCAACGCCACCAACGCCTGGGCCAAGCTCATCAACGCGATGGCTGGGATAAAGACCCAGATACCCATAGAGCCCTACAAGCACCAGGCGGTCATCACCCAGCCCATAAAGAAGGGCTCGATAAACCCGATGGTCATCTCCTTCAAGTACGGCCACGCCTACCTCACCCAGACCGCCCACGGAGGCGTCGTTGGCGGCGTCGGCTACGAGCTGGGCCCGACCTACGACCTCAACCCGACCTACGAGTTCCTCCGCGAGGTGAGCTACTACTTCACCAAGATTATCCCGGCACTGAGAGAGCTCCTCATACTGAGGACGTGGGCAGGTTACTACGCGAAGACTCCGGACAGCAACGCCGCCATAGGAAAGATCGAGGAGCTGAGCGACTACTACATAGCGGCGGGCTTCTCCGGTCACGGATTCATGATGGCGCCTGCGGTAGCTGAGATGGTAGCGGACCTGGTGACGAAGGGAAGAACCGACCTCCCGGCAGCGTGGTACGACCCCTACCGCTTCGAAAGGGGGGAACTGAGAACGACTGCGATTCAAATGGGCTAA
- a CDS encoding FAD-dependent oxidoreductase, whose translation MRPLDLTEKEPSRKVAIYFEGKEYEAYEGEKITVALLANGIYWLTSSTEGRKRGAFTFGPVPMVVNGKRNVNARKTKVRDGMRLERQGYGDFQETVEIDEGKPVERLVVDVAVIGGGPAGIGTVLEVQDHLTVALVEEKGWLGGDLWLKGLPQEGFGEKSPQEVVRELTGKFNENVSVFRGTIALGVFDKGEYFLVPIVTGENQLIEIMAKRVVLAVGAVDNIHLFENNDMPGVFRRSDLLEVLNVWGVAPGRKVAVVGSKPGEITAELDRWGIEYIVVPNPKRVEGDEKVERLIDTNGNVYEVDAVIMAEGRRPDINPPTQAGGKLAFKHGYYVPVLDSQHRIRDGIYVAGSAASIKPHYANYLEGRLVGAYILREFGFDTEPCIYAEKLEEYEPEAVQVQSIDFGSLNLEDVQICGCDVSLRKVDDVVRAGITDLQIIKRLTHLAMGFCQGRFCLFNGAVVVSQRAGTPMDKLDIPVARPPLKNVKMKVTAGRD comes from the coding sequence ATGAGACCGCTCGACCTGACCGAAAAGGAGCCTTCCAGGAAGGTCGCAATCTATTTTGAAGGCAAGGAATATGAAGCCTACGAAGGTGAAAAAATAACCGTCGCCCTTCTTGCGAACGGGATTTACTGGCTCACGAGCAGTACCGAGGGCAGAAAGCGCGGTGCCTTCACCTTCGGCCCGGTCCCCATGGTAGTGAACGGAAAGAGGAACGTCAACGCCAGGAAGACCAAGGTTCGCGACGGCATGCGGCTGGAGAGGCAGGGCTACGGGGACTTCCAGGAGACCGTGGAGATCGACGAGGGCAAGCCCGTTGAAAGGCTGGTCGTTGATGTGGCCGTCATAGGAGGCGGCCCGGCTGGAATCGGAACCGTTCTCGAGGTTCAGGATCACCTGACCGTCGCCCTGGTGGAGGAGAAGGGCTGGCTCGGAGGCGACCTCTGGCTCAAGGGGCTTCCCCAGGAGGGCTTTGGGGAGAAGTCCCCCCAGGAAGTCGTTAGGGAGCTCACCGGAAAGTTCAACGAGAACGTCAGCGTTTTCAGGGGTACAATAGCCCTCGGAGTCTTCGACAAGGGCGAGTACTTCCTCGTGCCGATAGTCACCGGGGAAAACCAGCTCATTGAGATAATGGCCAAGCGCGTCGTTCTGGCGGTTGGAGCCGTTGACAACATCCACCTCTTCGAGAACAACGACATGCCTGGTGTGTTCAGGCGCTCCGACCTCCTGGAGGTTCTCAACGTCTGGGGAGTTGCCCCGGGAAGGAAGGTCGCGGTCGTGGGGAGCAAACCGGGGGAGATAACGGCGGAGCTCGACCGCTGGGGCATCGAGTACATCGTCGTCCCCAACCCGAAGCGCGTTGAGGGGGATGAGAAGGTCGAGAGGCTCATCGACACGAACGGCAACGTCTACGAGGTCGATGCCGTCATAATGGCCGAGGGAAGAAGGCCTGACATCAACCCGCCGACCCAGGCAGGTGGAAAGCTGGCGTTCAAGCACGGCTACTACGTTCCGGTTCTCGACTCCCAGCACAGGATCCGCGACGGAATCTACGTCGCCGGTAGCGCCGCTTCAATAAAGCCGCACTACGCGAACTACCTTGAGGGCAGGCTCGTCGGGGCGTACATCCTCAGGGAGTTCGGCTTCGACACTGAGCCGTGCATCTACGCTGAGAAACTGGAGGAGTACGAACCGGAGGCGGTGCAGGTTCAGAGCATAGACTTTGGAAGCCTCAACCTTGAGGACGTCCAGATATGCGGCTGCGACGTCTCCCTGAGGAAGGTGGACGACGTGGTCAGGGCCGGAATAACGGACCTGCAGATAATCAAGCGCTTAACGCACCTCGCGATGGGCTTCTGCCAGGGCCGCTTCTGCCTGTTCAACGGCGCGGTTGTGGTTTCGCAGAGGGCGGGGACGCCGATGGACAAGCTGGACATACCCGTCGCGAGACCGCCGCTCAAGAACGTTAAGATGAAGGTCACCGCAGGGAGGGATTGA
- a CDS encoding sodium/proline symporter: MNSGILLGFLVYLALLAYIGWWANRYTKTEDQYFVGGRKVHVLAATLSDKASDFSGWLMLGYPGAAFSSGLGAFWAGIGCLFGTLADYVLIGPRLRIYAGKFRAITVPDYLEARLKDDTKLIRVLSALIIVIFMTAYVAAQFTAGGKTFAEGFGISDNTGIIITVIILTAYVITGGFFAVVWTDVVQAMFMLLTLIIVPFLALSKIGGFDKATAIIASADPNLLHPFGGATGMAAIVFAIGYASWIVGYLGQPHIVTRYMSVEDPRKLRRPGIFISGTWTIIVLWGAFFAGFLGFAMYHAGMLQVSDPEKIIPAMAVELMPSWLAGFVIAGIISAVMSTADSQLLVASSAIARDFYHKVLGKELGKKQMVNISRLVVAAVALVGLWFAISGPKVIYQMVATAWGGLAVGFGPILVLSLWWKKTTKEGAIVGMAYGLISEVIFEAKIYGWAFNPDAPGFFGTIGGWFNGIPVFFINFFVTLIVIAIVSMFTKPPEDVVKLHEDIFKKVSIEGTGKKSITETRAKSQIENVVDFVLTKGTA; this comes from the coding sequence ATGAACAGCGGAATTCTCCTCGGATTCCTGGTGTACCTCGCCCTCCTGGCCTACATAGGCTGGTGGGCCAACCGCTACACCAAAACGGAGGACCAGTACTTCGTTGGCGGAAGAAAGGTGCACGTCCTCGCCGCGACCCTCTCCGACAAGGCGAGCGACTTCTCCGGCTGGCTGATGCTCGGTTATCCGGGTGCAGCGTTCTCCAGCGGTCTCGGTGCATTCTGGGCCGGAATCGGCTGTCTCTTCGGTACCCTCGCCGATTACGTCCTTATCGGGCCCAGGCTGAGAATCTACGCCGGCAAATTCAGGGCAATAACCGTGCCGGACTACCTCGAGGCAAGGCTCAAGGACGACACCAAGCTGATTAGGGTTCTGAGTGCGCTGATAATCGTCATCTTCATGACCGCCTACGTTGCAGCGCAGTTCACCGCCGGTGGAAAGACCTTCGCCGAGGGCTTCGGCATAAGCGACAACACCGGAATCATCATAACCGTCATCATCCTGACGGCATACGTTATCACCGGTGGATTCTTCGCGGTCGTCTGGACCGACGTCGTTCAGGCAATGTTCATGCTGCTGACGCTCATTATAGTGCCGTTCCTTGCGCTCTCAAAGATAGGCGGCTTCGACAAGGCCACCGCGATAATAGCCAGCGCCGACCCCAACCTGCTGCACCCGTTCGGCGGCGCCACCGGAATGGCGGCAATAGTTTTCGCGATAGGCTACGCCTCGTGGATAGTCGGCTACCTCGGCCAGCCCCACATCGTCACCCGCTACATGAGCGTTGAGGACCCGAGGAAGCTCAGAAGGCCGGGTATCTTCATCAGCGGCACCTGGACCATAATCGTCCTCTGGGGTGCGTTCTTCGCCGGATTCCTGGGCTTCGCGATGTACCACGCCGGAATGCTCCAGGTCAGCGACCCCGAGAAGATCATCCCGGCCATGGCGGTTGAGCTCATGCCCAGCTGGCTCGCGGGCTTCGTCATCGCGGGTATAATCTCGGCAGTCATGAGCACCGCGGACTCCCAGCTCCTCGTCGCGTCCTCCGCCATAGCCAGGGACTTCTACCACAAGGTCCTCGGCAAGGAGCTCGGCAAGAAGCAGATGGTCAACATATCGAGGCTCGTCGTCGCTGCGGTTGCCCTCGTCGGCCTCTGGTTCGCCATCAGCGGGCCAAAGGTCATCTACCAGATGGTCGCCACCGCATGGGGTGGCCTGGCGGTCGGCTTCGGTCCGATCCTCGTCCTGAGCCTCTGGTGGAAGAAGACGACCAAGGAGGGAGCGATAGTCGGAATGGCCTACGGTCTCATCAGCGAGGTCATCTTCGAGGCAAAGATATACGGCTGGGCCTTCAACCCGGACGCCCCTGGCTTCTTCGGCACCATCGGCGGCTGGTTCAACGGCATACCGGTGTTCTTCATCAACTTCTTCGTGACCCTGATAGTGATCGCGATAGTCAGCATGTTCACCAAGCCGCCCGAGGACGTCGTCAAGCTCCACGAGGACATCTTCAAGAAGGTCTCCATCGAGGGCACCGGCAAGAAGAGCATCACCGAGACCAGGGCCAAGAGCCAGATCGAGAACGTCGTTGACTTCGTTCTCACCAAGGGAACCGCCTGA
- a CDS encoding DUF3368 domain-containing protein — protein MGIKVIGTAGVLLLAKKRGVVDEVKLLLGSLVDRGFRISDDVIEFILKAAGEC, from the coding sequence ATGGGAATTAAAGTCATCGGAACCGCGGGCGTTCTGTTGCTCGCAAAGAAAAGGGGAGTTGTTGATGAAGTGAAGCTACTCCTCGGGTCACTTGTGGACAGGGGTTTTAGGATTTCTGATGACGTTATCGAGTTCATACTCAAGGCGGCGGGAGAGTGTTAG
- a CDS encoding UPF0175 family protein, with amino-acid sequence MTPKAFRDFLGPKPERELVLLAAIELYREGKLSLGKAAEFAGLSVREFLYELRKRDVPINYTMENAEEDVKLVEGLE; translated from the coding sequence ATGACACCCAAGGCGTTCCGTGACTTCCTCGGCCCGAAGCCGGAGAGGGAACTCGTTCTTCTTGCCGCCATAGAGCTTTACCGCGAGGGGAAGTTGAGCCTTGGAAAGGCGGCCGAGTTCGCCGGCCTAAGCGTGAGGGAATTCCTATACGAGCTGAGGAAGAGGGACGTGCCGATAAACTACACGATGGAGAACGCTGAGGAGGACGTAAAGCTCGTTGAGGGTCTGGAATGA
- a CDS encoding nucleotidyltransferase domain-containing protein → MESREVVRRIKNVIMKEFSKREVNVEEVLLFGSRARGDFREGSDWDVLVVISEDIDRKKYRELWYSVYRHVDVPLDLMIVSKEAFEKYVSSPGFIYYYAAREGVKI, encoded by the coding sequence ATGGAGAGCAGGGAAGTTGTAAGGAGAATAAAAAACGTTATTATGAAGGAGTTCTCGAAGAGGGAAGTTAACGTAGAAGAGGTTCTCCTCTTTGGCTCCAGGGCCAGGGGAGACTTCAGAGAGGGCTCAGACTGGGACGTTCTCGTCGTAATTTCAGAAGACATAGACAGAAAGAAATACAGGGAGTTATGGTACAGCGTTTACAGGCATGTTGATGTTCCCCTTGATCTCATGATAGTATCAAAAGAGGCATTTGAAAAATACGTGAGTTCTCCGGGGTTCATATACTACTACGCCGCCAGGGAGGGAGTAAAGATATGA
- a CDS encoding GTP-binding protein — protein MPTNVTAEYLAAEEEYRNAKTIPEKIRALEKMYATVPKHKGTEKLRLQIKRKLAELRKELEKQRQMKKGGGGPSLSVRKEGAAQIVLAGLPNVGKSSLMKALTNVDADVADYAFTTVEPIPGMMHHKDVQIQLVEVPGLVEGAALGKGMGPQLLSVIRNADAVAIVVDLSQDAVKQLETLLKEFERAGIKLNKRRPRVEIKRTAMGGIVINGQENIKGDISEVMKMLREERIHSAEITVKEPVTLEDFADALDESLVWRRAIIIANKGDAPGSKENYEKLVEAYGDRFKIIPVSAKRKIQLDKLKDELYELAGIIRVFTKSPGEDPAYPPVPLKKGSTVMDLAERIHKDFAKNFRYARVWGKSVKFPGQRVGADHVLEDGDIVEIHAR, from the coding sequence ATGCCAACGAACGTCACAGCGGAGTATCTGGCGGCGGAAGAGGAATACAGGAACGCCAAGACTATTCCAGAGAAGATCCGCGCCCTTGAGAAGATGTACGCCACCGTCCCCAAGCACAAGGGAACGGAAAAGCTCAGACTCCAGATAAAGCGAAAGCTCGCCGAACTGAGGAAGGAACTGGAGAAACAGCGCCAGATGAAGAAGGGCGGTGGCGGCCCGTCGCTGAGCGTCAGGAAGGAGGGCGCGGCACAGATAGTCCTCGCTGGCCTCCCGAACGTTGGAAAGAGCTCACTCATGAAGGCCCTCACAAACGTCGACGCCGACGTCGCGGACTACGCCTTCACCACCGTCGAGCCCATCCCGGGAATGATGCACCACAAAGACGTCCAGATACAGCTCGTCGAGGTCCCGGGCCTCGTTGAGGGCGCCGCCCTCGGAAAGGGCATGGGGCCGCAGCTTCTCAGTGTTATCCGAAACGCCGACGCCGTGGCCATAGTCGTTGACCTGTCCCAGGATGCGGTAAAGCAGCTGGAAACCCTCCTCAAGGAGTTCGAGAGGGCGGGGATAAAGCTCAACAAGCGCCGCCCGAGGGTGGAGATAAAGAGGACAGCGATGGGCGGAATCGTCATCAACGGCCAGGAGAACATCAAGGGCGACATAAGCGAGGTCATGAAGATGCTCCGTGAGGAGAGGATTCACTCCGCGGAGATAACGGTGAAAGAACCCGTGACGCTCGAGGACTTCGCGGATGCACTCGACGAGAGCCTCGTCTGGAGGAGGGCAATAATCATCGCCAACAAGGGCGACGCCCCCGGGAGCAAGGAGAACTACGAGAAGCTCGTGGAAGCCTACGGGGACCGGTTCAAGATAATCCCCGTCTCGGCGAAGAGGAAGATACAGCTGGACAAGCTGAAGGACGAACTCTACGAGCTGGCAGGGATTATCCGCGTCTTCACTAAGAGTCCTGGGGAGGATCCGGCCTACCCGCCGGTGCCGCTGAAAAAGGGCTCAACCGTTATGGACCTGGCCGAGAGGATCCACAAGGACTTCGCCAAGAACTTCCGCTACGCCCGCGTCTGGGGCAAGAGCGTGAAGTTCCCTGGCCAGAGGGTTGGTGCAGACCACGTGCTCGAGGACGGAGACATAGTGGAGATTCACGCGAGGTAA
- a CDS encoding Lrp/AsnC family transcriptional regulator: protein MRMGLDDTDKKILSILQKNSRTPLREISKEVGLAESTVYERIKKLKDRGIIKKFTVILDPDSLGFQILAFILIKSKAGMYSHVANELKQHPQIVEIYETTGDYDMLVKIRTGGSDELNEFLDTIGEIDGVVATHTMVVLKIHKETTELPL from the coding sequence ATGCGAATGGGTTTGGACGATACCGACAAGAAAATCCTCTCCATCCTCCAGAAGAACAGCAGAACGCCCCTGAGGGAGATTTCCAAAGAGGTAGGGCTTGCGGAATCAACGGTCTATGAGAGGATCAAGAAGCTGAAGGACCGGGGCATAATAAAGAAGTTCACGGTCATACTTGACCCCGACTCCCTCGGTTTCCAGATTCTGGCGTTCATCCTCATAAAATCCAAGGCCGGCATGTACTCCCACGTTGCCAACGAGCTCAAGCAGCATCCCCAGATCGTCGAGATATACGAGACCACCGGCGACTACGACATGCTGGTCAAAATCAGAACCGGCGGGAGCGACGAGCTCAACGAGTTCCTCGACACCATCGGGGAGATCGACGGCGTCGTGGCGACCCACACCATGGTCGTCCTCAAGATACACAAGGAGACCACGGAGCTTCCCCTCTGA
- the pfpI gene encoding deglycase PfpI — MRVLFLSADGFEDLELIYPLHRLREEGHEVYVASFERGKITGKHGYSVEVQLAFEEVDPDEFDALVLPGGKAPEIVRLNEKAVEITRRMFEAGKPVASICHGPQILISAGVLRGRKGTSTVTIRDDVRNAGAEWIDSEVVVDGNWVSSRHPGDLYAWMREFVKLLR; from the coding sequence ATGAGGGTGCTGTTTCTGAGCGCCGACGGTTTCGAGGACCTGGAGCTTATATACCCCCTCCACAGGCTCAGGGAGGAGGGGCACGAGGTCTACGTGGCGAGCTTCGAGAGGGGCAAGATAACCGGCAAGCACGGCTACTCCGTCGAGGTTCAGCTGGCGTTTGAAGAGGTTGACCCGGACGAGTTCGACGCCCTCGTTCTGCCCGGGGGAAAGGCGCCCGAGATAGTCAGACTCAACGAGAAGGCCGTTGAGATAACCCGGAGGATGTTCGAGGCAGGAAAGCCGGTGGCGAGCATCTGTCACGGCCCGCAGATACTCATCTCGGCCGGCGTTCTGAGGGGCAGGAAGGGGACGAGCACGGTAACCATCAGGGACGACGTGAGGAACGCGGGGGCGGAGTGGATAGACTCGGAGGTCGTGGTTGACGGCAACTGGGTCAGCTCGAGGCACCCCGGCGACCTCTACGCCTGGATGAGGGAGTTCGTCAAGCTCCTCCGGTGA
- a CDS encoding PspC domain-containing protein produces MVRKLVRSSRNRILLGVLGGIAEHLEIDPTIVRLLFVVLLVFNPVAMTLLYFVAALVIPEEREEKEKPLSDRFNELVDETEERLGEVFSGDENSKAIAVVLIILGSVLLAGPFMPLLLPAMDFRTLLAVAFLVIGIILLVRGD; encoded by the coding sequence ATGGTGAGAAAACTCGTGAGGTCCAGTCGGAACAGGATTCTCCTCGGCGTCCTCGGAGGTATAGCCGAGCATCTTGAGATCGATCCCACGATAGTCAGGCTGCTCTTTGTGGTGCTCCTCGTGTTCAATCCCGTTGCCATGACGCTCCTCTACTTTGTGGCGGCCCTGGTGATACCGGAGGAGAGGGAGGAGAAAGAAAAGCCCCTCTCTGACAGGTTCAATGAGCTCGTGGACGAGACTGAGGAAAGGCTTGGGGAGGTCTTCTCCGGCGATGAGAACTCGAAGGCGATAGCGGTGGTCCTTATAATCCTCGGCTCTGTACTCCTGGCGGGGCCGTTCATGCCGCTCCTCCTCCCAGCCATGGACTTCAGGACGCTATTGGCCGTTGCATTCCTGGTGATAGGAATCATCCTGCTCGTTAGGGGGGACTGA
- a CDS encoding triphosphoribosyl-dephospho-CoA synthase, producing the protein MERWRIVRAFTLGPLLEAAVPKPGNVSRLRDFDDLTFYHFLFADTAVTGVYYEAVKTAELLRKGILEPREAGLGELIKRAVQASREAQDANPNFGVVALSLPLVMGMTIGRNMLDARKKARLLIEESTVRDTMELYRAIRIANPKGIPSGVKYDVYSDDSFRELFQDGVNLARLAEISCERELIFCEWLKEYELSYSTFGRLYELIKELPLEDAVVRAFVELLATNLDTLIVRKAGLEEAKLVRENAGKVLAGELGVEEFDAFMRERGDLRNPGSLADVMAVSLSLLVLRGLRIELRNGRVWGVIGRP; encoded by the coding sequence ATGGAGAGGTGGAGAATAGTCCGCGCCTTCACCCTCGGTCCGCTCCTCGAGGCGGCGGTTCCGAAACCGGGCAACGTGAGCCGCCTCAGGGACTTCGACGACCTCACCTTCTACCACTTCCTCTTCGCCGACACGGCCGTCACGGGGGTTTACTACGAGGCCGTGAAGACGGCGGAGCTTCTGCGAAAGGGCATCCTCGAGCCCCGGGAAGCGGGACTCGGGGAGCTGATAAAGCGGGCCGTTCAGGCATCGCGCGAGGCCCAGGACGCCAACCCCAACTTTGGCGTCGTGGCCCTCTCGCTTCCCCTCGTAATGGGGATGACGATTGGGAGGAACATGCTCGATGCGAGGAAAAAGGCGAGGCTGCTGATAGAGGAATCAACGGTCAGGGACACGATGGAGCTCTACCGGGCGATAAGAATAGCCAACCCCAAGGGAATCCCCAGCGGCGTCAAGTACGACGTCTACTCCGACGATTCCTTCAGGGAGCTTTTCCAGGACGGGGTCAACCTCGCCAGGCTCGCCGAGATAAGCTGTGAACGAGAGCTGATATTCTGCGAGTGGCTCAAGGAATACGAGCTGAGCTACTCCACCTTCGGAAGGCTCTACGAGCTGATAAAGGAGCTCCCGCTGGAGGATGCCGTCGTGAGGGCCTTCGTTGAGCTGCTCGCAACCAACCTCGACACGCTGATAGTCAGAAAGGCAGGCCTGGAGGAGGCGAAGCTCGTTCGGGAGAACGCCGGGAAGGTTCTCGCCGGGGAACTCGGCGTTGAGGAGTTCGACGCCTTCATGCGCGAGAGGGGCGACCTGAGAAACCCGGGCAGCCTGGCGGACGTCATGGCCGTCTCGCTCAGCCTGCTCGTTCTCAGGGGATTAAGGATAGAATTGAGAAACGGGAGGGTCTGGGGGGTTATAGGACGACCTTGA
- a CDS encoding family 4A encapsulin nanocompartment shell protein, which produces MRGDLIRVLSTAEEKANELKLDGYEPDVVLLGKEAYEFIKAQINEEFGDEEEVFELSGLKIRTLDELGGDAVVIDSKALGLGLGGAKRFKVVL; this is translated from the coding sequence ATGAGAGGCGACCTGATCCGTGTTCTGAGCACCGCGGAGGAGAAGGCAAACGAGCTGAAGCTCGACGGATACGAGCCAGACGTGGTCCTCCTTGGAAAAGAGGCCTACGAGTTTATAAAGGCGCAGATAAACGAGGAGTTCGGCGACGAGGAGGAGGTTTTCGAGCTCTCCGGCCTAAAGATACGCACCCTCGACGAACTCGGCGGCGACGCCGTCGTCATTGACAGCAAGGCGCTGGGCCTCGGTCTGGGCGGAGCGAAGCGCTTCAAGGTCGTCCTATAA
- the snatA gene encoding neutral amino acid NAAT transporter SnatA translates to MIELVKYFVILYGGLFAITNPVGAVPVFLGVTHDLSWSQRREIAQKTAITVITTLVVFALIGEWIFKFFGSSVDAFAIAGGILLFKMAMDMLSGRLSTVKISKEETEEFSEEVVTLEEVAIIPLAIPLISGPGAITTVMLYMAKSTSVPEKATVVASILAIGLTVWLILCSSNRIQERLGRVGIKVMTRMMGLILTSMAVQMIINGIKGAFGL, encoded by the coding sequence GTGATAGAGCTGGTCAAGTACTTCGTGATACTCTACGGCGGACTGTTCGCGATAACGAACCCGGTCGGAGCGGTTCCGGTGTTCCTAGGGGTCACCCACGACCTCTCCTGGAGCCAGAGACGGGAGATAGCCCAAAAAACCGCCATCACAGTTATCACGACCCTCGTCGTCTTCGCCCTCATAGGGGAGTGGATATTCAAGTTCTTCGGCTCGAGCGTCGATGCCTTCGCGATAGCGGGCGGCATACTGCTTTTCAAAATGGCGATGGACATGCTCTCGGGCCGGCTCTCGACGGTCAAGATAAGTAAAGAGGAGACGGAGGAGTTCAGCGAGGAAGTGGTTACGCTGGAGGAGGTCGCCATAATCCCGCTCGCCATACCCCTCATCTCGGGGCCCGGTGCGATAACTACGGTCATGCTCTACATGGCCAAAAGCACTTCCGTTCCGGAGAAGGCGACGGTGGTGGCGAGCATTCTCGCGATAGGCCTGACCGTCTGGCTGATACTCTGCTCTTCCAACAGGATACAGGAGAGGCTCGGCAGGGTGGGAATAAAGGTCATGACGAGAATGATGGGTCTCATACTCACCTCGATGGCCGTCCAGATGATAATAAACGGCATCAAGGGGGCGTTCGGGCTTTAG
- a CDS encoding OsmC family protein: MTEPVRGKVEWFKDYQFIGRVESDKCSVILGEGGISPMKLLLLSVAGCTAYDVVMILQKMREPIEGLEVEISGERREEHPKIYRKIHLHYRIYGDVKEEKARRAIELSQDKYCSASAHVKLSGAEVTYSFEIIKG, translated from the coding sequence ATGACCGAACCTGTGCGGGGAAAGGTTGAGTGGTTCAAGGACTATCAGTTCATCGGCAGGGTGGAGAGCGACAAATGCTCCGTCATACTTGGGGAGGGCGGGATAAGCCCCATGAAGCTCCTTCTTCTGAGCGTTGCCGGCTGCACCGCCTACGACGTCGTTATGATTCTCCAGAAAATGCGCGAGCCGATCGAGGGGCTGGAGGTCGAGATCAGCGGTGAGAGGAGAGAGGAGCACCCGAAGATATACCGGAAAATCCACCTCCACTACAGGATATACGGCGACGTGAAGGAGGAGAAGGCCAGGCGCGCGATAGAGCTGAGCCAGGACAAATACTGCTCGGCCAGCGCACACGTTAAACTGAGCGGTGCCGAGGTTACGTACTCCTTCGAGATAATCAAGGGTTAG